The Rhododendron vialii isolate Sample 1 chromosome 6a, ASM3025357v1 genome includes a window with the following:
- the LOC131330162 gene encoding membrane-anchored ubiquitin-fold protein 6, translating to MAEEDLVELKFRLADGTDIGPTNCRPSTSVGSLKERIVAQWPKDKENAPKTVNDVKLINAGKILENNKTLAESRLPIGELPGGVITMHVVVRPPISDNEKLKDDLPKKNRCLCTIL from the exons ATGGCTGAagaagatttggttgagcttaAATTCAGGCTTGCTGATGGGACCGACATCGGGCCAACGAATTGTAGGCCCAGCACCTCTGTGGGATCTCTCAAAGAAAGAATAGTTGCACAATGGCCTAAAG ATAAAGAAAATGCTCCCAAAACTGTCAATGACGTGAAGCTTATTAATGCGGGAAAGATATTGGAAAACAATAAGACACTTGCTGAGTCCAGACTCCCAATTGGGGAACTACCGGGAGGGGTCATCACTATGCATGTTGTCGTGCGTCCTCCAATTTCAGACAACG AAAAATTGAAGGATGACCTCCCAAAGAAAAACAGGTGTTTGTGCACCATTCTGTAA